Proteins encoded by one window of Candidatus Neomarinimicrobiota bacterium:
- a CDS encoding TonB-dependent receptor, translating into DVEGKYQISPRIGFGYPISDRGSIHVSFGQFLQMPLMDKLYKNPLYQMGTGTGLQGEMGNADLKPERTNQYEIGLQQQISNDIKLQLDIFYRDIRNLQSGDKIIETYQQGTMYSIYSNNDYAEIKGITISLEKRYSNYFSAFLDYTYQVAEGVSVDRNAAYNAINNNMTPEKQLIPLGHDQRHTLNVTTNIGVPGNWNVGIIAKWSTGMPYTIGNLELVQLTQIANTGVKPAKTNVDMRFDKTLNFAGINFNLYVRVSNLFDTMNEYNVFDDTGRATYTTLENKYSETQASKMINDLREHLIQPTDFSHPRRVVAGVQFDL; encoded by the coding sequence GGATGTGGAAGGAAAGTACCAGATATCTCCCCGGATCGGATTCGGATATCCCATATCGGACCGGGGTTCCATCCATGTTTCCTTCGGTCAATTCCTTCAGATGCCCCTGATGGATAAACTCTATAAAAACCCCCTATATCAGATGGGAACCGGTACGGGGCTCCAGGGTGAAATGGGAAATGCCGATCTGAAACCTGAACGGACCAATCAGTATGAAATCGGGCTGCAGCAGCAGATTTCCAATGATATAAAACTCCAATTGGACATTTTTTACCGGGATATCCGAAATCTACAGAGCGGGGATAAAATTATTGAGACCTATCAGCAAGGTACCATGTATTCCATTTACAGCAATAACGACTATGCTGAAATCAAAGGAATTACAATCTCGCTGGAAAAAAGGTATTCAAACTATTTCAGTGCCTTTCTGGATTATACCTATCAGGTGGCAGAAGGGGTTTCGGTGGACCGGAACGCGGCATACAACGCCATCAATAATAACATGACCCCTGAGAAACAACTGATTCCCCTGGGACACGATCAGCGGCACACCCTGAATGTCACCACCAATATCGGTGTCCCGGGAAACTGGAATGTGGGAATTATTGCCAAATGGTCTACAGGGATGCCTTATACCATTGGAAATCTTGAGCTGGTTCAGCTGACGCAAATTGCCAATACAGGTGTCAAACCGGCAAAAACAAATGTTGATATGCGATTTGACAAAACTCTGAATTTTGCAGGAATAAATTTTAATCTCTATGTCAGAGTCAGCAATTTGTTCGATACGATGAATGAATATAATGTTTTTGACGATACGGGACGTGCCACTTATACGACCCTGGAAAATAAATACAGTGAAACACAAGCCAGTAAAATGATTAACGATCTCAGGGAGCATCTGATACAGCCCACCGATTTCAGTCATCCGAGACGTGTCGTTGCTGGTGTTCAATTTGATTTGTGA